From a single Vitis vinifera cultivar Pinot Noir 40024 chromosome 18, ASM3070453v1 genomic region:
- the LOC100258642 gene encoding laccase-15, which produces MLLSKKNFLCYILAFLLFDGLLHCHARHYYRFIVKEAPYTRLCSTKNILTVNGEFPGPTIRLYAGETITVDVYNKAKDNITIHWHGVKMPRYPWTDGPEYITQCPIQPGSKFTQKLILTTEEGTLWWHAHSEWSRATVYGAIIAYPKPGTSYPYPKPHAEVPIILGEWWKQDITAVYEGFLATGGDPNVSDAFTINGQPGDLYPCSKPDTIRLYVDHGKTYLLRMVNAALNDILFFGISGHQITVVGADGSYTKPLTRDFVVIGSGNTLDVLFHANQKPDKYYMAARAYSTAPLVPFDNTTTTAIVQYNGNYSSSSSPSLPYLPNYNDTNASFNFSASVRSLASEEYPVSVPLHVTTQIISTVSVNTFPCGFNETCLGTNGTRFSASMNNISFLLPSIDILQAYYGHLKGVFGGSFPKFPPFIFNFTAQYLPMILEIPKVGTEVYFLDYNSTVEFVLQGTNLVSGIDHPIHLHGYSFYVVGLGLGNFDPKKDPLQYNLIDPPFLNTVTVPKNGWAAIRFQANNPGVWFMHCHLERHLTWGMEMVFIVKDGHRPEDRLLPPPPDMPPC; this is translated from the exons ATGTTGCTCagcaaaaaaaatttcctctGCTATATTTTAGCTTTTCTTCTGTTTGATGGACTCCTCCATTGCCATGCTCGGCATTATTATCGGTTCATt GTGAAAGAAGCTCCATACACGAGGCTCTGCAGCACAAAGAACATCTTAACTGTGAACGGGGAATTTCCAGGCCCGACTATACGACTTTATGCTGGAGAAACAATCACAGTCGATGTTTATAACAAGGCCAAAGATAATATCACCATTCACTG GCATGGAGTCAAAATGCCAAGGTACCCATGGACAGATGGTCCTGAATATATCACACAGTGCCCAATTCAACCAGGTTCAAAATTTACCCAAAAGCTCATACTTACAACGGAGGAAGGGACGTTATGGTGGCATGCTCACAGTGAATGGTCACGAGCCACTGTGTATGGTGCTATCATTGCCTATCCCAAGCCCGGAACCAGCTATCCTTATCCAAAACCTCATGCAGAAGTGCCCATCATATTAG GAGAGTGGTGGAAGCAAGATATAACCGCTGTTTATGAGGGATTTCTTGCAACAGGAGGAGACCCTAATGTCTCTGATGCCTTCACTATCAATGGTCAGCCTGGTGACCTCTATCCATGTTCAAAACCAG ACACAATCAGGCTATATGTGGATCATGGAAAGACGTATCTACTCCGCATGGTCAACGCTGCACTGAATGACATTCTCTTTTTCGGCATTTCTGGACATCAGATAACGGTGGTTGGAGCAGATGGTagctacactaagccattgacAAGAGATTTCGTTGTAATAGGCTCTGGAAATACCCTTGATGTCTTGTTCCATGCCAACCAAAAGCCCGACAAGTATTACATGGCCGCTAGAGCTTACTCCACTGCTCCTCTGGTCCCTTTTGATAACACAACCACAACAGCTATTGTCCAGTACAATGGAAACtactcttcatcttcatctcctTCCTTGCCTTATCTTCCCAATTATAATGACACAAATGCATCATTTAACTTCAGTGCTAGTGTTAGAAGCTTAGCAAGTGAGGAATACCCAGTAAGTGTTCCTTTACATGTTACTACTCAAATAATTTCCACTGTCTCCGTGAACACATTTCCATGTGGCTTTAACGAAACATGCCTCGGGACGAACGGGACTCGATTCAGTGCAAGCATGAATAACATAAGCTTTCTACTCCCCTCGATTGACATACTCCAGGCTTACTATGGTCATCTCAAGGGGGTGTTTGGGGGCagttttccaaaatttccaccatttatattcaattttacaGCGCAGTATCTGCCAATGATTCTAGAGATACCGAAAGTGGGGACAGAGGTGTATTTCCTGGATTATAACTCCACAGTGGAGTTTGTTCTGCAAGGAACAAATCTGGTTTCAGGTATAGATCACCCGATACATCTACATGGATACAGCTTTTATGTTGTTGGACTGGGACTGGGGAATTTCGACCCCAAGAAGGACCCTCTGCAGTATAATCTAATTGACCCTCCTTTTCTGAACACTGTCACTGTCCCTAAGAATGGCTGGGCTGCCATCAGATTCCAGGCAAACAACCCAG GAGTCTGGTTCATGCACTGCCACTTAGAGCGTCACCTTACGTGGGGTATGGAAATGGTGTTCATAGTAAAAGATGGCCACAGACCAGAGGACCGTCTACTTCCTCCACCGCCAGACATGCCTCCGTGTTAA